From one Pseudoliparis swirei isolate HS2019 ecotype Mariana Trench chromosome 5, NWPU_hadal_v1, whole genome shotgun sequence genomic stretch:
- the LOC130193964 gene encoding adhesion G-protein coupled receptor D2 isoform X9 → MLRLISPNIGLLVCFHSCISAFILETRNLTYDESYYEYVPDRLQWNNAGQLCNKRYGALATASNPVEKQELTNFFKSLSISQPVWIARKVMTHLSSSSETLILEFAGRSDRNYARLLHKFPSMDSVTVCTRVQFDPNCFGISTIFSYSIQSYINEFQLRVNLVKGKPVQLALLVHGIHGPYQEAFDLDESWHSVCVAWSQSGGRWALFTDGLAVSRGEGLSANSISPGGLFIIGQEQDTFGGSFKKNESFSGNITELYIWDRVLNSSEIYTMEKKCSANSSGPVFKWSGSAMEIESSLTKLWKDIPCQGNVTVLENSFLDSLLDGNALQNQTISFELFHSPLSDEECGIFDPVIGSWGLAKCDSFRGAVCQFKKEVLDVISLPKTPFFRRLSEDSLTKSGMVELSMNSSWDRDVALLQQLTRAVLHVLEVGGPHLLTASDVFYLTQRVETDLTVLATSSPSAGADTAEVMVSIATNYLKAASLMLEPHVASQWMGLTEDGVTMGPFTIVQSIDRLTQDLADTLSVARRGFTLSTKNIDVYMMWQKLTEESCSHVFKPSAVGSHTASSSGQDELLIPDTELQRIHTLGYEEVMFIHTHYSHLSEIVSGPQEPPQSHQEKLKRNFPGHLASAVISATIRDASKAQSIPVAIKYTLSSPYMVEYSQRVNPVCAFWNFSLMHNHTSSWSSDGCRVTIAGSSVTSCLCNHTTNFAVLMNYLESKWSPEDELILTKLTFIGSGASLCALVVTLMLFTVLDIPKSDRTSIHKNLFIALICAQVILLCSGSAIHNKVACTLVAALLHLFFMAAFSWMLVEGLLLWSKVVAVNLSEDRHMKFAGSDSHHHVGISLRQIRGRQLLLAQCPEWRHLGLCWARHLHHHGERDGTDSGGDHHHIHGQEKVHHVGHGLQSCGSSQ, encoded by the exons ATGCTCAGGTTAATTTCCCCCAACATAGGCTTGCTG GTTTGTTTCCACAGCTGTATATCCG CCTTTATACTGGAAACTAGAAACCTGACATATGATGAATCCTACTATGAGTATGTTCCTGATCGCCTGCAATGGAACAATGCAGGGCAACTGTGTAACAAGCGCTATGGGGCCTTAGCCACTGCCTCCAACCCAGTAGAGAAGCAAGAGCTAACCAACTTTTTTAAATCCTTGAGCATCTCTCAGCCTGTGTGGATTGCCAGGAAAGTCATGACCCATCTGTCAA GTTCCTCGGAGACCCTAATTCTGGAGTTTGCTGGGCGCTCAGACAGGAATTATGCCCGTCTCCTGCACAAGTTCCCCTCCATGGACTCTGTGACCGTTTGCACCCGTGTTCAATTCGATCCAAATTGCTTTGGAATATCCACCATCTTTTCTTATTCCATCCAGTCATATATCAATGAGTTCCAGCTCCGTGTAAACCTAGTCAAGGGAAAACCTGTGCAGCTGGCTCTACTGGTCCATGGCATTCATGGACCTTACCAAGAAGCCTTCGACCTGGACGAATCCTGGCACTCTGTGTGCGTTGCTTGGAGTCAGAGTGGTGGACGCTGGGCACTATTCACTGATGGCCTTGCGGTTTCTAGGGGTGAGGGCCTAAGTGCTAACAGCATCAGCCCCGGTGGCCTTTTCATTATTGGACAGGAGCAGGACACTTTTGGGGGTTCATTTAAGAAGAATGAGTCATTCTCAGGGAATATCACAGAGCTGTACATATGGGATCGGGTACTGAACAGCAGTGAAATCTACACCATGGAAAAGAAGTGTTCAGCCAATTCCTCTGGGCCGGTGTTCAAATGGAGTGGATCAGCCATGGAAATAGAGTCCTCCCTCACGAAACTGTGGAAAGACATCCCGTGTCAAG GAAACGTCACTGTGTTAGAAAATTCGTTTTTGGATTCCCTCCTGGATGGAAATGCTTTGCAGAATCAAACGATTTCCTTTGAGTTATTCCACAGCCCTTTGTCTGATGAGGAATGTGGCATCTTTGACCCGGTTATTGGAAGCTGGGGCCTAGCCAAGTGTGATTCTTTCAGGGGGGCTGTCTGCCAGTTTAAGAAAG AAGTGCTGGATGTTATCAGTTTACCAAAGACACCATTCTTCAGGAGATTGAGCGAAGATTCTCTGACCAAATCT GGGATGGTAGAGCTGAGTATGAATAGTTCCTGGGACAGAGATGTGGCCTTGCTCCAGCAGCTGACCAGGGCTGTTCTGCATGTGCTGGAGgtcggtggccctcacctcctcaccgccAGTGATGTCTTCTACCTCACACAGAGGGTCGAGACAGACTTGACGGTGCTGGCTACTAGTTCTCCCTCTGCTGGAGCTGACACAGCAGAAGTCATGGTGTCCATTGCTACCAACTACCTAAAGGCGGCAAGTTTGATGCTGGAGCCCCATGTGGCTTCACAGTGGATGGGCCTGACAGAGGATGGG GTCACCATGGGACCATTTACTATTGTCCAGAGTATTGACAGACTCACCCAAGATCTTGCAGACACACTATCTGTTGCGAGAAGAGGCTTCACTCTTTCTACCAAGAACAtag atgtatacatgatgtggCAGAAGCTGACTGAAGAGAGCTGTAGTCACGTCTTCAAGCCTTCTGCAGTCGGCTCTCACACTGCGAGCAGCAGTGGTCAAGATGAGTTGCTTATCCCTGACACTGAGCTCCAGAGGATACACACACTGg GATATGAGGAAGTGATGTTTATTCATACCCACTACAGCCATCTGAGTGAGATTGTATCTGGACCACAGGAGCCTCCGCAGAGTCACCAAGAGAAATTAAAAAG GAATTTCCCCGGACACCTGGCTTCTGCTGTCATATCAGCCACCATCCGCGATGCCTCCAAGGCCCAAAGCATTCCTGTGGCCATCAAGTACACCCTTTCCTCACCATACATG GTGGAGTATTCACAGCGAGTTAATCCTGTTTGTGCCTTTTGGAATTTCAGCTTGAT GCATAATCATACCAGCAGCTGGTCCAGTGATGGTTGCCGGGTGACCATTGCTGGCTCGAGTGTAACTTCCTGTCTCTGTAACCACACCACCAACTTTGCAGTGCTGATGAATTACCTGGAGTCAAAG TGGAGTCCTGAGGATGAACTTATTTTGACCAAGCTGACGTTCATCGGCTCTGGTGCATCTCTGTGTGCTCTGGTGGTGACCTTGATGCTGTTCACTGTGCTGGA TATCCCAAAATCTGACAGAACCTCCATCCATAAGAACCTCTTCATTGCTCTGATCTGTGCCCAGGTGATTCTGCTGTGTAGCGGCTCAGCCATCCACAACAAG GTGGCTTGCACACTTGTGGCGGCACTGCTCCATCTCTTCTTCATGGCAGCGTTTAGCTGGATGCTGGTGGAGGGGCTGCTGCTCTGGAGCAAGGTGGTGGCAGTCAACCTCAGCGAAGATCGTCACATGAA GTTTGCCGGTTCTGATAGTCACCATCACGTTGGCATCAGCCTCAGGCAAATACGCGGCCGACAGCTACTGTTGGCTCAGTGTCCAGAATGGCGTCATCTGGGGCTTTGCTGGGCccgtcatcttcatcatcatg GTGAACGTGATGGTACTGACTCGGGTGGTGATCATCACCATATCCACGGCCAAGAGAAGGTCCATCATGTTGGCCATGGGCTCCAGTCCTGTGGATCAAGCCAATGA